From the Ralstonia wenshanensis genome, the window CTGAGGTTGCGGCGGGTGACGAGCCAGCGCTGGAAACCGAGTCGCAAGCGCTGAGTGCGACCGAGGTTCCATCCGAAGATAAGTACAAAACACCGGTCGAGCCGCCTGCGGCTCCGGCCAATGAACATTCGTAATGCCATGGCAGCCGCGCAGTCGGCGCATGGTCTGAACCCTTAGATTTGAAAGACGTTGTGAGCACCCAGCCAGATTCCATGGATACACGTATGCCGGCCGACGCCGACGCTCAGCCGCCGCGACAAGACGGCGGTGATGGGACTGAGGCCGCGCCTCGTCGCAAGGGACTGCGCCGCGGCTTGCGCAACCTCGTGGCTTCGCGCCGCCAGCAGCAGGACGGCCGCCCTGAGGGTGAAGCCGCTGAGGCGGGTGGCGCGGACGCTGGCCAGCCTGCGCTGCCGCGCAAGAGCCGCGCGCCACGGGTGCGGAAGCCGAAAGAGGCGGCGGCTGAGCCGACGGTCATTGCCGCAGAAAGTGCTGCATCGGCCGAACAGGCGCCAGCAGACGGCCAGGGCGAGCGACGTGGTCCGCGCGGCCGTTTTGGCAAGAACCGTCGCCGTCAAGGCGAAGGCCAGCCGGCGGAGCGCGCTGAGCGCAGCGAGCGTACGGAAGGTGCAGGGGGCAAGAATGCCGGCGGTCGTGGCAAGCAGCAGAGCCGCAACGGCAAACCGCAAGGCAAGGCCGGCGGCCCGACCCAGAATCGCGGGGGCAAGGGGCTGAAGGGTGGCAAGGGCTCCGAAGACGTCTTCCAATACGTGATTTCAGGCGCGTACGACTCGGAGGTTGACGCCGGCGGCGCCTCGCAGTCTCCCAAGACGCGCGAACTGACATCCGACGATGACGCGCCCAAGCTGCACAAGATCCTGGCTGATGCCGGACTTGGCTCGCGCCGCGACATGGAAGACCTGATCCTGCAGGGTCGCGTTTCCGTGAATGGCCTGCCGGCTCATATCGGCCAACGCATTCTCGCCACCGACCAGGTGCGCGTGAATGGCAAGCTGATCCAGCGCAAGCTTCCCAACAAGCCGCCGCGCGTGCTCCTGTATCACAAGCCGGCCGGTGAGATTGTCAGCCAGTCCGATCCGGAAGGTCGTCCGACCGTGTTCGATGCATTGCCGCGCATGAAGACCGGCAAGTGGGTCGCTGTCGGTCGCCTTGACTTCAACACCGAAGGCCTGCTGATTTTCACGACCTCCGGTGACATCGCCAACCGGTTCATGCACCCGCGCTATGGCGTTGAGCGTGAATATGCGGTGCGTACGCTTGGAGAGCTGGCTGAGACCGATCGCCAAAAGCTGTTGCACGGCATCCCACTCCAGGACGGCGAAGCCAACTTCCTGCGCTGCGTCGATGGCGGCGGCGAAGGTGTCAACCACTGGTATCACGTCGCTCTGACCGAAGGCCGGAACCGGGAAGTGCGGCGCATGTTCGAAGCGGTCAACCTGACCGTGTCGCGCCTGATCCGTACGCGCTATGGCAGCTTCGTCCTCCCGCGTGGCCTCAAGCGCGGGCGCTGGCAGGAAGTGTCGGCCGAGGATGTGCGTACGCTGATGGGCACGCTGGGCATGAAGGTGCCGACGGCCAGTTCTGGCGGTGGGCAAGACCGCCAGGGCAATCGTCGCCGTGGGCCTGCGCCGGTGCTGATGGGGCCGATGTCGTCTGGCTTTGCCGGTGAAGCTAACTTCCAGTCGCGCGGTATGGGTGTTGAGAACGGTAATCGCGCGCAGCCCGCGCAGCGCCGTCCGTCCAACCCGCGTCAGCCCGATCCGATGCAAACGTCCATGGGCTACATCAATGTGGGCGGTCCGACCACGCTGACAGCGCGCACCCGTATGGGCGAGCGCACGAATGTCCGCGGCGGCGCGGCCGGTGGCGGTGGGATGCGTGATGGGAATCGTTCGCCCGGCGGCAAGCGCCCTGGAAAGAGCGGCGGCGGCATGCCTAACGGCAACAAGGCGCCGCGCGGTGGTGGAAAACGCGGCGGTAAGCGCTAAAAAATGCGGGCGTTGTGTGCGGCAGCCGTCGCAACGCCCCCTTTTGTGGCGGCTTCAGGGCAATTTTTGCGTTTTTCCTGGAAGCGTATTACAATGTGAGTCTAATCAAAAGTCATCCTGTAGAAGATGGGCGAATGATATGGGCGTTGCGCCCATTTTTTTTTGCTTCCGCAGGTTGGCCATACCGGGAAATTCTTCAGGAAAAACGTGCATCTGACTGATCTGATTGAGAAAACCCTCACCGCCATGGGTTACGAGCTGGTGGAAGTGGAGCGCGCGCCCGCCGGGCTGCTGCGCGTGTATATCGATCAGGCAGAGAACGGCATCGTCATTGAAGATTGCGAAAAAGTGAGTCATCAGCTCACGCGCGTGTTCGAAGTTGAAAACGTCAACTATGAACGGCTGGAAGTGTCGTCGCCGGGGCTGGATCGCCCGCTGCGCACGCTGGCCGACTTCACGCGCTTCGCCGGCCTTGAGGCCAAGGTGACGCTGCGCTTGCCGGTTGGCGGGCAAAAGAATTTCACGGGAATCATTCAGGCCCCGACGGGCGAACCAGGCCAAGAAAGAATCGGCCTTGAGTTTGAGGGCAAGGAAGGCCCCGCGCTGCTGGAATTTACGCTGTCGGAACTCGACCGCGCCCGGCTGGTGCCCGTGCTGGACTTCAAAGGAAATCGAAACAAAGGGAACAAGCAATGAGCCGCGAAGTTCTGTTGCTCGTCGATGCGCTTGCGCGCGAAAAAAACGTCGACAAGGATGTGGTGTTCGGGGCGCTGGAGGCCGCATTGGCTTCCGCGACCAAGAAGCGCTTTGAAGAAGACGTGGATGTGCGCGTGGCGATCGACCGTGAGTCGGGCGAACACGAAACCTTCCGTCGCTGGCTCGTCGTTCCCGACGATGCAGGCCTGCAGGAACCGGACAAGCAGATCCTGCTGTTCGAAGCCAAGGAGCAGAATCCTGACCTCGATGTAGACGACTTCGTCGAAGAGCAGATCGAGTCGGTCGAGTTCGGTCGCATTGGCGCGCAGGCTGCAAAGCAGGTGATCCTGCAGCGCATCCGCGATGCCGAGCGCGAGCAGATCCTGAATGATTATCTGGATCGTGGCGAGAAGGTCATGACCGGTACGATCAAGCGTGCCGACAAGAAGGGCCTGATCGTTGAAACCGGTCGCGTCGAGGCGCTGCTGGCCCGCGACCAGATGATCCCGAAGGAAAATCTGCGTACGGGCGACCGCGTCCGGGCGTACATCCTGAATGTCGACCGCACCGCACGCGGCCCGCAGATCGAGCTTTCGCGCACTTGCCCTGAGTTCCTGATCAAGCTCTTCGAAAACGAAGTGCCGGAAAT encodes:
- a CDS encoding pseudouridine synthase, with translation MPADADAQPPRQDGGDGTEAAPRRKGLRRGLRNLVASRRQQQDGRPEGEAAEAGGADAGQPALPRKSRAPRVRKPKEAAAEPTVIAAESAASAEQAPADGQGERRGPRGRFGKNRRRQGEGQPAERAERSERTEGAGGKNAGGRGKQQSRNGKPQGKAGGPTQNRGGKGLKGGKGSEDVFQYVISGAYDSEVDAGGASQSPKTRELTSDDDAPKLHKILADAGLGSRRDMEDLILQGRVSVNGLPAHIGQRILATDQVRVNGKLIQRKLPNKPPRVLLYHKPAGEIVSQSDPEGRPTVFDALPRMKTGKWVAVGRLDFNTEGLLIFTTSGDIANRFMHPRYGVEREYAVRTLGELAETDRQKLLHGIPLQDGEANFLRCVDGGGEGVNHWYHVALTEGRNREVRRMFEAVNLTVSRLIRTRYGSFVLPRGLKRGRWQEVSAEDVRTLMGTLGMKVPTASSGGGQDRQGNRRRGPAPVLMGPMSSGFAGEANFQSRGMGVENGNRAQPAQRRPSNPRQPDPMQTSMGYINVGGPTTLTARTRMGERTNVRGGAAGGGGMRDGNRSPGGKRPGKSGGGMPNGNKAPRGGGKRGGKR
- the rimP gene encoding ribosome maturation factor RimP, giving the protein MHLTDLIEKTLTAMGYELVEVERAPAGLLRVYIDQAENGIVIEDCEKVSHQLTRVFEVENVNYERLEVSSPGLDRPLRTLADFTRFAGLEAKVTLRLPVGGQKNFTGIIQAPTGEPGQERIGLEFEGKEGPALLEFTLSELDRARLVPVLDFKGNRNKGNKQ